One region of Bacillus zhangzhouensis genomic DNA includes:
- the srtB gene encoding class B sortase: MKRGKRLWQRMLTIVCLGVFIYSGTAIGFELFGYYQNRQVLAKAQTMYGHEEEMNDKRETGKIRSSFNELRKVNDDIVGWIHMKDTMIQYPIVQSHDNAFYLTRNYLKNDTRAGSIFMDYRNDVLHESPNTVVYGHRMRDGSMFAGLTNYLKKDFFQEHRTFQYDTLYQSYEAEIFAVYETTVDFDYIQTDFQDLGEYAHYLQAVRKKSIYQTKTDVSTDDLILTLSTCDHVLAPKNRRLVVQAKLKKVY, encoded by the coding sequence GTGAAACGAGGAAAACGGCTCTGGCAGCGGATGCTGACGATCGTTTGTTTAGGAGTATTTATTTATAGCGGTACAGCCATCGGCTTCGAACTTTTCGGTTATTATCAAAATCGCCAGGTGCTTGCAAAGGCCCAGACGATGTATGGGCATGAAGAAGAAATGAATGATAAACGGGAAACGGGAAAGATTCGGTCGTCATTTAATGAACTGCGGAAGGTGAACGACGATATTGTCGGCTGGATTCATATGAAAGACACGATGATTCAGTACCCGATCGTTCAATCACATGATAATGCGTTCTACTTAACTCGAAATTATTTAAAAAACGACACCCGGGCAGGCAGTATCTTTATGGATTATCGTAATGACGTCTTGCATGAAAGCCCCAATACAGTGGTGTACGGACATCGGATGAGGGATGGATCCATGTTTGCTGGACTCACAAACTATTTAAAAAAAGATTTCTTCCAAGAGCACCGGACATTTCAGTACGATACGCTGTATCAAAGCTATGAAGCGGAAATTTTTGCTGTGTATGAAACGACGGTTGACTTCGATTATATTCAAACCGATTTTCAAGATCTTGGCGAATATGCGCATTATTTGCAGGCTGTGCGGAAGAAATCAATCTATCAAACGAAGACAGACGTGTCCACAGATGACCTCATCCTCACCTTATCGACCTGTGATCATGTACTTGCACCTAAAAACAGGCGGCTCGTGGTACAGGCAAAGTTAAAGAAAGTTTACTAG
- a CDS encoding PTS lactose/cellobiose transporter subunit IIA, with protein sequence MTVLEEMQGAAFQIIAHAGEARSHYVEAIRLARADDFEKAQQLIKKGKEAFRSIHSLHLSLIQKEAAGEHLPFSLLLIHAEDQMLTTETIHLLAIEMIEMCKKMNTLSK encoded by the coding sequence ATGACGGTATTAGAGGAAATGCAGGGAGCAGCCTTTCAAATCATTGCCCATGCAGGCGAGGCAAGAAGTCATTATGTAGAAGCGATTCGTCTAGCAAGGGCTGATGATTTTGAAAAAGCCCAGCAGTTGATCAAAAAAGGGAAGGAAGCGTTTCGAAGCATCCACAGCCTGCACTTGTCTCTGATTCAAAAAGAAGCGGCAGGTGAACATCTTCCGTTTTCTTTACTGCTGATACACGCAGAAGATCAAATGCTCACAACAGAGACCATTCATCTGCTCGCCATCGAAATGATCGAAATGTGTAAAAAAATGAATACCCTGTCAAAATAA
- a CDS encoding PTS sugar transporter subunit IIB, translated as MKRIILACAAGMSTSIVVSKMKAAAEAKGLNYSIYAIPEGAIADELEEHGEDVQAILLGPQVSFMKKAAEKTAAPYQIPVDVVNVRLYGTANGEKILEHALKLANES; from the coding sequence ATGAAACGAATCATTCTCGCTTGTGCAGCAGGAATGTCGACGTCCATTGTGGTGTCCAAAATGAAGGCAGCCGCAGAAGCTAAAGGGCTGAATTACTCTATTTATGCTATACCTGAAGGAGCCATTGCGGATGAACTAGAAGAGCATGGAGAGGATGTACAGGCGATTTTACTTGGACCGCAAGTAAGTTTTATGAAAAAAGCAGCAGAAAAAACAGCGGCACCCTATCAAATTCCTGTCGATGTCGTCAATGTGAGATTATACGGAACAGCAAACGGAGAAAAAATTCTAGAGCATGCACTGAAACTAGCAAATGAATCTTGA
- a CDS encoding VOC family protein has translation MKTIEQLRLGVTELHVSSFDRSLPFYTDILGFSILEKTDSTVTLGSNAKEPILLLKEDAQLKEKPDHEPGLYHFAVLLPTRKNLGTWLAHVIKKGYPLIGASDHFFSEAIYLSDPDGIGVEIYADRPEDIWVGEDGELKGGGNAPLDGDGLLQEAADTKWEGLPAGTVMGHLHFHLNPEEADSFYVNTLGFHIRMAPPASVFIAAGLYHHHLAFNAWGRGRKGAIDPRFSGIRSYTLVFPEEADRQSVIERLKKSGIQVSTTEKSSEFVDPFGVLVRLQIEETDKKEGAEYGQTHRS, from the coding sequence TTGAAGACAATTGAGCAGCTAAGGCTGGGTGTTACAGAATTACATGTGTCCAGCTTTGATCGTTCTTTACCTTTTTATACAGACATTTTAGGATTTTCTATATTAGAAAAGACAGATTCCACGGTGACACTTGGCAGCAATGCAAAGGAACCGATTCTTTTGTTAAAAGAAGATGCACAGCTCAAAGAGAAACCTGATCATGAGCCAGGACTTTATCATTTTGCTGTTTTATTACCTACCAGAAAAAACCTGGGCACATGGCTGGCACATGTGATCAAAAAAGGCTATCCTTTAATTGGAGCAAGCGATCACTTTTTCAGTGAAGCCATTTATTTAAGTGATCCTGACGGCATTGGCGTAGAAATTTATGCTGATCGTCCTGAGGACATTTGGGTAGGTGAGGATGGAGAACTGAAAGGTGGCGGAAATGCACCGCTTGATGGAGATGGACTCCTGCAAGAAGCCGCTGATACCAAATGGGAAGGACTCCCTGCCGGTACAGTGATGGGACACTTGCATTTCCATCTCAACCCAGAAGAAGCAGATTCCTTTTATGTCAATACGCTAGGGTTTCATATCCGAATGGCTCCACCAGCAAGCGTATTTATCGCCGCTGGTTTGTACCACCATCACCTTGCCTTTAATGCATGGGGACGCGGACGAAAAGGAGCCATTGATCCACGTTTTTCAGGAATTAGAAGCTATACACTTGTTTTCCCAGAAGAAGCAGACAGACAATCCGTCATCGAACGTTTGAAAAAATCTGGAATTCAAGTCAGCACGACAGAAAAAAGCAGTGAATTTGTTGATCCTTTTGGTGTTCTCGTTCGTTTACAGATTGAAGAAACAGACAAAAAAGAAGGTGCAGAATATGGACAAACACACAGATCTTAA
- the ribD gene encoding bifunctional diaminohydroxyphosphoribosylaminopyrimidine deaminase/5-amino-6-(5-phosphoribosylamino)uracil reductase RibD — MPHHERYMKLALDNARAMKGQTSPNPLVGAVIVRENEIVGVGAHMKAGEPHAEIHALNMAGDKAKGATIYVTLEPCSHHGRTGPCAEALVKAGIETVVVAALDPNPLVAGRGIAILQDAGIQVITGVLEQESILMNEVFNHFITKKTPFVTLKAGITLDGKIASATSDSKWITSETSRYDAHHIRSINDAILVGAQTVIHDDPSLTARIPNGNNPIRIVLDSKLSTPLTAKIVTDQMAPTWIFTTKQADEEKRAALEAAGVSVFITDSNTRVPLQEVLQVLGEKNISSLMIEGGGQINASFLEQQLVDKLTIYMAPKLIGGRLSPSFFGGEGIRLMSDAIELDQLTVESLGKDIKMTGYPVYQ, encoded by the coding sequence TTGCCACATCATGAGCGATATATGAAACTAGCCCTTGATAATGCACGGGCAATGAAAGGTCAGACATCCCCAAACCCGCTCGTCGGGGCTGTGATTGTGCGAGAGAATGAAATTGTTGGAGTCGGTGCCCATATGAAAGCCGGTGAACCGCATGCTGAAATTCACGCACTCAACATGGCTGGAGACAAGGCAAAAGGAGCCACCATTTATGTAACCCTTGAGCCTTGTTCCCACCATGGCCGCACAGGTCCTTGCGCGGAAGCCCTTGTGAAAGCCGGCATCGAAACCGTTGTCGTGGCGGCACTTGATCCAAACCCGCTTGTCGCTGGTCGCGGGATTGCTATTTTACAAGACGCAGGCATCCAAGTCATCACGGGCGTACTTGAACAAGAATCTATTCTGATGAATGAAGTGTTTAACCATTTTATTACGAAAAAAACACCTTTCGTGACGCTCAAAGCCGGCATTACCCTAGATGGGAAAATCGCCTCTGCCACGTCTGACAGCAAGTGGATTACATCTGAGACATCCCGTTATGATGCTCACCATATCCGCAGTATCAATGATGCGATTTTGGTCGGTGCTCAAACCGTCATTCACGATGATCCTTCATTAACTGCGCGGATTCCAAATGGGAACAATCCGATTCGAATTGTCCTAGACTCTAAACTGTCAACACCACTGACAGCAAAGATCGTCACCGATCAGATGGCACCTACATGGATCTTTACAACAAAGCAAGCCGATGAGGAAAAACGAGCCGCTTTAGAAGCAGCTGGTGTGAGCGTCTTTATCACAGACAGCAACACGCGGGTGCCCCTGCAAGAAGTGCTTCAAGTGCTGGGAGAAAAAAATATTTCCTCTCTCATGATTGAAGGCGGCGGCCAGATTAACGCCTCGTTCTTAGAACAACAGCTTGTAGATAAATTAACCATCTATATGGCGCCTAAGCTCATTGGCGGACGACTTTCCCCTTCCTTTTTCGGAGGCGAAGGTATACGCCTCATGAGTGATGCCATTGAACTGGATCAACTTACCGTGGAATCACTCGGAAAAGATATCAAAATGACGGGCTATCCCGTTTATCAATAA
- a CDS encoding NEAT domain-containing protein codes for MKRLFHLNAAILLVLFSLLTAFQIPQGTAQAASFVDGEYTVGFTILKNGSTEASMMDTYTEKPAKLIVENGKKTAYVTLKQSKEITDFKVEQNGSLVTTETVSEDETANTRVIKFDVTDLSAKLNGWVKIYWDLGGFIYDEAYDVQLVFDQSSLTLVAPAKPDNNETKPDDQNSTKPNDNETKPDDQNSTKPNDNETKPDDQNSTKPDDNETKPDDQSGTKPDDQPSTPSNNNGTKPDDSVQNQLKDGVYRINYSVLKGDTNEASRMNQYFSHPASFTVKNGKQTISFTVKDHKSVVSLKTEKNGSYQEAKTVSTDEAKNTRVVSFDVADLKKAVKGKVHIVVAAANYDQTYDIRFQFDLKSIAPVKNGQIEEETPAAPETPKPNTPSPETNNSGAGQETAQLKDGVYKLPFSVKKADKDELSRMNDYVVSPATLVVKNGRHFVSYTVKNSSAITSFQVGTGGKFEETRVVKTDQKADTRVIQYEAKSLSGTQAARVKIDIPAANYHEQYDVKLVYDTTGIAPGEGSGIGTIIGDDESIGFVKNPNDHDSQVNQLENAAPEETGAEQMTFTPSDDQTKSKSGQLNPKTGDTSLLWMYILLFGGSLFVLVRKYQTRTR; via the coding sequence TTGAAACGTCTTTTTCATCTAAATGCAGCCATTCTGCTCGTTTTATTCAGTTTGTTGACTGCATTCCAGATTCCACAAGGAACAGCTCAAGCGGCATCATTCGTTGATGGTGAATACACAGTCGGATTCACCATTTTAAAAAATGGCAGCACAGAAGCGTCCATGATGGATACCTATACAGAAAAGCCAGCTAAGTTGATTGTGGAAAATGGCAAAAAAACAGCCTATGTCACACTAAAGCAAAGCAAAGAAATAACAGATTTCAAGGTCGAACAAAATGGGTCTCTCGTTACCACTGAAACGGTCAGTGAGGACGAAACAGCCAATACACGCGTGATCAAATTTGATGTCACCGACTTATCAGCGAAATTAAACGGCTGGGTGAAAATTTACTGGGATTTAGGCGGCTTTATTTATGACGAAGCATATGATGTACAGCTTGTTTTCGATCAAAGCAGCCTAACACTCGTTGCGCCTGCAAAACCAGATAATAACGAAACAAAGCCAGATGACCAAAACAGTACAAAGCCAAACGATAACGAAACAAAGCCGGATGACCAAAACAGTACAAAGCCAAACGATAACGAAACAAAGCCGGATGACCAAAACAGTACAAAGCCAGACGATAACGAAACAAAGCCGGATGACCAAAGCGGTACAAAGCCAGACGATCAACCGTCAACACCAAGCAATAACAATGGCACAAAACCAGATGATTCGGTGCAAAATCAATTAAAAGATGGCGTATATCGGATCAATTACAGTGTGCTAAAAGGGGATACGAATGAGGCATCTCGAATGAATCAATACTTCTCACATCCCGCATCCTTCACCGTCAAAAATGGAAAGCAAACCATTTCCTTCACGGTGAAGGATCATAAGTCTGTCGTTTCTTTGAAAACAGAGAAAAACGGTTCTTATCAAGAAGCGAAAACAGTCAGCACAGATGAAGCGAAGAATACAAGAGTGGTTTCATTTGATGTTGCTGATTTGAAAAAAGCGGTGAAAGGAAAAGTACACATTGTAGTAGCCGCCGCTAACTATGACCAGACCTACGACATTCGTTTTCAATTTGATTTAAAGAGTATTGCTCCAGTTAAGAACGGTCAGATAGAGGAAGAAACACCAGCTGCACCAGAAACACCAAAACCAAACACACCATCACCGGAAACAAACAACAGCGGAGCTGGTCAAGAGACTGCTCAGCTAAAAGATGGTGTATATAAACTTCCTTTCTCAGTGAAGAAAGCAGACAAGGATGAGCTTTCTCGCATGAACGATTACGTCGTGAGTCCTGCGACATTGGTCGTGAAAAATGGCCGCCATTTTGTGTCATATACAGTGAAGAACAGCTCAGCTATCACGTCATTCCAAGTAGGAACAGGCGGAAAGTTTGAAGAGACACGTGTCGTGAAGACAGATCAAAAAGCAGATACACGTGTCATTCAATATGAAGCAAAAAGTTTAAGCGGAACTCAGGCAGCACGCGTAAAGATTGATATTCCAGCTGCAAACTATCATGAGCAGTACGATGTCAAACTTGTCTATGACACAACAGGAATCGCTCCTGGTGAGGGAAGTGGGATTGGTACGATCATCGGAGACGATGAGAGTATCGGCTTTGTCAAAAATCCGAATGATCACGATTCTCAAGTGAATCAACTTGAGAATGCAGCACCAGAGGAAACGGGTGCGGAGCAGATGACTTTTACACCATCAGATGATCAAACCAAATCTAAATCTGGACAGCTGAATCCGAAAACGGGAGATACCTCTCTTCTTTGGATGTATATTCTATTATTCGGCGGGTCGTTATTCGTACTTGTCAGAAAATATCAAACACGGACAAGATAG
- a CDS encoding ABC transporter ATP-binding protein translates to MDIREVSFSYDQQKDIVQSVTTKIEKGKITTIIGPNGSGKSTMLSLMANNHCPNKGQIHLDGQALNAFKPKELAKKLAVVHQQNEAPLDLTIERVVAFGRTPYQTMRGGDKEEDERAIEWALSSTKLTEKRKMPLASLSGGERQRVWIAMALAQKTSILFLDEPTTYLDIYYQFDILELIRELNTVHGLTIVMVLHDMNQAVRYSDIIIAMKDGQIISEGQPNDVLTEEKVRHIYDVSVTIRQDAETGMYIVPIGI, encoded by the coding sequence ATGGACATTCGTGAGGTGTCATTCTCATATGACCAGCAGAAGGACATCGTTCAATCAGTAACAACAAAGATTGAAAAGGGGAAAATCACAACCATTATCGGTCCAAATGGCTCGGGAAAATCCACAATGCTTTCCTTGATGGCAAATAATCATTGTCCAAATAAAGGGCAGATTCATTTAGACGGTCAAGCGCTGAATGCGTTCAAGCCAAAGGAGCTGGCAAAAAAACTCGCTGTCGTCCATCAGCAAAATGAAGCGCCGCTTGATTTAACGATCGAACGGGTCGTGGCATTCGGCAGAACGCCGTACCAGACGATGCGCGGAGGAGACAAGGAAGAGGATGAGAGAGCGATAGAGTGGGCGCTGTCCAGTACAAAGCTAACGGAAAAACGAAAGATGCCGCTCGCCTCACTGTCAGGCGGTGAGCGTCAGCGTGTATGGATTGCGATGGCGCTCGCGCAAAAAACATCGATCCTTTTCTTAGATGAACCGACCACTTATTTGGATATCTACTATCAATTTGACATTCTTGAGCTGATCCGTGAGCTGAATACTGTACATGGATTAACGATTGTCATGGTGCTGCACGATATGAACCAGGCTGTCCGCTACAGCGATATCATCATTGCGATGAAGGATGGACAGATTATCAGTGAAGGACAGCCAAACGATGTGTTAACAGAAGAGAAAGTGCGGCACATTTATGATGTGTCCGTCACGATTAGACAGGATGCAGAAACAGGGATGTACATCGTGCCTATTGGTATATAA
- a CDS encoding ABC transporter substrate-binding protein: MKFSHVILAGLVSMLFLGGCSQAAPVEKGSGQETLKIKDFTGRTLSFDESPQRIVALSTGDLSILYALGGEAVGRPAAELPESLQKAESVQTIGTTHQFDVELITSLKPDVVLGNEQFNSKDISTIEGIGSQLLLTSANSVKDIQRQISLFGDLLGKQQKAQALNDQIDERKKQVKQPKKKVKTLVVYGAPGTYMAALPQSLSGDLLHIAGGANIAENEPALEKFPQYAQINAEKVIEADPDLILLMTHSNPEDVKAGFMSEMKQNAAWHDVSAVKNGRVEILPSDLFGTNPGADVIKAIDELEKRLKRLSS, encoded by the coding sequence TTGAAATTTTCACATGTGATTTTAGCGGGACTCGTCTCGATGCTTTTCCTCGGCGGATGCAGTCAGGCAGCTCCTGTAGAGAAAGGGAGCGGGCAAGAAACGCTGAAGATAAAGGATTTTACCGGAAGAACGCTGTCGTTTGATGAATCCCCTCAGCGTATCGTCGCCTTGTCGACCGGGGACTTGAGTATTCTGTATGCTTTAGGCGGTGAGGCGGTTGGCCGGCCGGCCGCCGAGTTACCAGAAAGCTTGCAAAAGGCAGAGTCTGTACAAACGATTGGCACAACGCATCAATTTGATGTAGAGCTGATCACAAGCTTAAAGCCTGATGTTGTGCTTGGAAACGAACAATTCAACAGCAAGGACATCTCTACAATAGAAGGAATTGGTTCACAGCTTCTTTTGACAAGCGCCAATTCAGTGAAGGACATCCAGCGTCAAATTTCGTTATTTGGGGATTTGCTTGGGAAACAGCAAAAGGCTCAAGCACTCAATGATCAAATTGATGAGCGGAAAAAGCAGGTCAAGCAGCCTAAGAAAAAAGTGAAAACACTCGTTGTGTACGGTGCACCCGGCACATATATGGCGGCACTTCCCCAATCCTTAAGCGGAGATTTACTGCACATCGCTGGGGGTGCAAACATCGCTGAGAATGAACCGGCACTCGAAAAATTTCCTCAATACGCCCAAATCAATGCAGAAAAGGTGATCGAAGCTGATCCCGATCTCATTCTGCTCATGACACACAGCAATCCTGAAGATGTGAAAGCGGGCTTTATGAGTGAAATGAAACAGAATGCAGCATGGCACGATGTATCAGCTGTCAAAAATGGCCGCGTTGAGATTCTGCCTAGTGATTTATTTGGGACGAATCCAGGCGCAGACGTCATAAAGGCGATTGATGAACTAGAGAAGAGATTGAAGCGATTGTCATCATGA
- a CDS encoding helix-turn-helix transcriptional regulator, protein MAQVDGCPITDAMEILGKKWVILIINQLLTGPKRFCQLENEMDISGRLLSERLKDLEAEGLVEKKVYPDIPVRIEYELTVQGKKIEPIIREMYVWSLDRKNSKIEEHVPS, encoded by the coding sequence ATGGCTCAAGTAGATGGCTGCCCAATTACAGATGCCATGGAGATTCTAGGCAAGAAGTGGGTCATTCTCATCATTAATCAGCTTCTGACAGGGCCTAAGCGTTTTTGTCAGCTAGAAAATGAAATGGACATCAGCGGAAGATTACTATCAGAAAGGCTGAAGGATTTAGAAGCTGAGGGACTTGTTGAGAAAAAAGTATACCCCGATATTCCAGTGCGGATTGAATACGAATTAACAGTGCAAGGGAAGAAAATTGAACCGATTATTCGTGAAATGTATGTTTGGTCTTTAGATCGTAAAAACAGCAAAATAGAGGAACATGTGCCTTCCTAA
- a CDS encoding GTP cyclohydrolase II, whose amino-acid sequence MDKHTDLKTAILKDKIKRVQHENGYIYITGPIKLPVNLDGRTVMFNWYSWLKDDGKEPLSDEALIESLSSRQLADHQQSSVLVYGDFEHADEALIRMHSICHTGDIFGSKRCDCGFQLKQSMRMIAENGAGALFYLANHEGRGIGLFSKAMAYILQENGYDTVEANEALGFEDDTRQYEEAIAVLQTLRTKPVRLITNNPKKTDAISHAGLSLSGRIPLWGDVSEFNEKYLQTKINRSGHMKAEQEVRTIATS is encoded by the coding sequence ATGGACAAACACACAGATCTTAAAACAGCCATATTAAAAGATAAAATCAAACGAGTACAGCATGAAAATGGGTATATATATATCACTGGACCCATTAAACTGCCAGTGAATTTGGACGGCAGAACCGTCATGTTCAACTGGTATTCATGGTTGAAAGACGATGGAAAAGAGCCCTTGTCAGATGAAGCTTTAATTGAAAGCCTCTCATCCCGCCAGCTTGCTGATCATCAGCAGTCAAGCGTTCTTGTATATGGGGATTTTGAACACGCTGACGAAGCCCTTATCCGCATGCATTCCATTTGCCACACTGGCGATATTTTTGGAAGCAAGCGCTGCGATTGCGGATTCCAATTGAAGCAGTCTATGCGCATGATTGCGGAAAATGGAGCAGGGGCCCTGTTTTACTTAGCCAATCATGAAGGCCGCGGCATTGGTCTTTTCAGTAAAGCCATGGCTTATATTCTTCAAGAAAACGGCTATGATACAGTCGAAGCGAACGAGGCACTTGGTTTTGAAGATGACACACGTCAATACGAAGAAGCCATTGCCGTTCTTCAAACACTTCGTACAAAGCCGGTCAGACTCATTACCAATAACCCCAAAAAAACAGATGCGATCAGCCATGCAGGTTTATCTCTTTCTGGACGCATTCCGCTTTGGGGAGATGTCTCTGAATTTAACGAAAAATACTTGCAGACAAAAATCAACCGCTCAGGTCACATGAAGGCGGAGCAAGAGGTGCGTACGATTGCCACATCATGA
- the isdE gene encoding heme ABC transporter substrate-binding protein IsdE has translation MKHRMLCTLIAALSVCMILSGCTQSAESSAKGKKSAESSERIVATTVAAAEIMDALEVDLVGVPTSQKSLPARYKGLPEVGNPMNPDMEIIQSLQPTDVLSVTTLQYDLETPFQQAGVPATFLNLESLSSMEKAITKLGEQYDRKKQAERIVSEFEQKKKDIQERTKGKRKPSVLILLGVPGSYLVATENSYIGDLVRIAGGKNIVKGEKMEYLASNTEYLQKANPDIILRAAHGMPDEVVRMFEEEFKTNDIWKHFRAVKQNRVYDLEESLFGTTGNLKVAEALDELTRMLYPS, from the coding sequence TTGAAGCATCGAATGTTATGTACCTTGATTGCTGCTCTCAGTGTGTGCATGATCTTATCGGGCTGCACGCAGTCAGCTGAAAGTTCAGCAAAAGGCAAAAAAAGCGCTGAATCAAGTGAGCGCATTGTAGCAACGACTGTAGCGGCTGCGGAGATCATGGATGCTTTAGAGGTGGATCTTGTTGGGGTGCCAACAAGTCAAAAATCCTTGCCAGCTCGTTACAAAGGACTGCCGGAAGTCGGCAACCCAATGAACCCGGACATGGAAATCATCCAATCACTTCAACCGACAGATGTCCTGTCTGTCACAACCCTTCAATATGATTTAGAGACACCCTTTCAGCAAGCAGGTGTTCCTGCCACATTCTTAAATCTTGAGAGCTTGTCCAGCATGGAGAAGGCCATCACGAAGCTCGGAGAACAGTATGATAGAAAGAAGCAAGCTGAACGCATTGTGTCTGAGTTTGAGCAAAAAAAGAAAGACATACAAGAGAGGACGAAAGGAAAACGAAAGCCGTCCGTTCTGATTTTACTTGGTGTGCCCGGCAGTTATTTGGTGGCGACAGAGAATTCATATATTGGTGATCTTGTGCGTATCGCAGGAGGCAAGAACATTGTCAAAGGTGAGAAAATGGAGTATCTGGCATCCAATACGGAGTATTTACAAAAAGCCAATCCAGACATCATTCTCCGGGCCGCACATGGGATGCCAGACGAAGTCGTCCGCATGTTTGAAGAAGAATTCAAAACAAATGACATCTGGAAGCATTTTCGTGCGGTCAAACAAAACCGGGTGTATGACCTCGAAGAAAGCTTATTCGGGACAACAGGCAATTTAAAGGTAGCAGAAGCATTAGATGAATTGACTCGTATGTTGTATCCGTCATAA
- the isdC gene encoding heme uptake protein IsdC — MKKRMRLSIFIAAFLLALMLPFSNAQAAALKDGTYSINYTVLKAEGNAVSMANDYWLKPAKVIAKNGNLTVQMTIKNSSWVTEFKVPGNGGYVDTTVLSTNKKANTRLVQFQAQSLSKPIKSKIHVTVKSADYDHDYTIQLKFDESSIKSLSSNHAKQSSSGAAESQQPSKESTNKADSSTMKQEENPQTGDTSQTGWLLVLVLCSGGFLARKWIIKH; from the coding sequence ATGAAAAAAAGGATGAGACTGTCAATCTTCATAGCCGCTTTTTTACTGGCACTTATGCTGCCTTTTTCTAACGCACAGGCTGCTGCATTAAAGGATGGTACATACTCCATCAATTATACAGTGCTGAAAGCTGAGGGAAATGCGGTCTCAATGGCAAATGATTACTGGCTGAAGCCAGCAAAAGTGATTGCGAAAAATGGGAATCTGACAGTACAAATGACGATTAAAAATAGCAGCTGGGTAACGGAATTTAAAGTGCCGGGAAATGGCGGCTATGTCGATACAACCGTTCTCTCAACGAATAAAAAAGCCAATACAAGGCTCGTTCAGTTCCAAGCTCAAAGCTTGTCTAAACCAATCAAGTCAAAAATTCATGTCACTGTGAAATCTGCTGATTATGATCATGATTACACTATTCAGTTGAAATTCGATGAAAGCAGCATCAAGTCACTTTCGTCTAACCATGCAAAACAATCATCATCGGGTGCAGCAGAAAGTCAGCAGCCATCAAAAGAATCAACAAACAAAGCTGATTCATCCACAATGAAACAAGAAGAAAATCCTCAAACTGGTGATACAAGCCAGACAGGATGGCTCCTTGTGCTCGTCTTATGTTCAGGCGGGTTTTTAGCAAGAAAGTGGATTATCAAGCATTAA